The Bacillus sp. (in: firmicutes) genome includes the window AGATATGGAAAAATTCATTAATGAACAATCCATCCTCCTTGAGGAGTATGATGAGCAACTAGTAAGGAGACTTATAGAGAAAATAACGGTCTATGATGATAAACTAACTATTGAATTTAAATCTGGTATAGAAATTGATATAGAAAAATAAAACGAATTTGACCGCCGATTGAGGTGCAGTGGCATCTTAGTCGGCGCTTTTTGTCGTTAACTTATTATAAAACCATATTGACAACTATCGATATGCCTGATATTCTTGTTATAAGATATCGAGAATATTCGATGTCATTGATACATATGAATATATAGGAGGTAATTTTATGAAACATTCATATGCAGATTATGTTCCTGCAATTAAGGCTATGTCAGATGAAACACGGTTAAAGATTATAGATATGCTATCGTGTGGAGAAATGTGCGCATGCGATATATTAGAAGAATTCAGTATTTCTCAATCCACTCTTAGTTATCATATGAAGATATTATCTGAAAGCGGTCTTGTAAATGCAG containing:
- a CDS encoding integrase, with translation MEKFINEQSILLEEYDEQLVRRLIEKITVYDDKLTIEFKSGIEIDIEK
- a CDS encoding winged helix-turn-helix transcriptional regulator yields the protein MKHSYADYVPAIKAMSDETRLKIIDMLSCGEMCACDILEEFSISQSTLSYHMKILSESGLVNAVRDGAWMRYTLNKEKTDEVIAFFTCITNDKEDCICKKSKNKKSDNQCC